A genomic region of Zea mays cultivar B73 chromosome 6, Zm-B73-REFERENCE-NAM-5.0, whole genome shotgun sequence contains the following coding sequences:
- the LOC103629960 gene encoding uncharacterized protein, with translation MVHVATARRRIPMRRRWRPHWRKQGCAARGQGHGTPTRWPRFSWDPRCRARSSIAPRHRKQDAAGRRPKRRHGDEDNPSPTPTALCWQTPPSWARTTAEVEAAEEKRLRISPRPDSSAAAAAERAPGEGGRDGGSRQQPPPRAGVFGAQASWHHTNYFPITDDPLEPTAAEEGEDADDNEGNTEEWRTLSSASD, from the coding sequence ATGGTCCACGTGGCCACAGCAAGAAGAAGAATCCCCATGCGGCGGCGGTGGCGACCGCATTGGAGGAAGCAGGGATGTGCGGCGCGAGGCCAAGGCCATGGCACGCCTACGAGATGGCCTAGATTCTCGTGGGACCCACGATGCCGCGCGCGCAGTAGCATCGCACCCCGCCACAGGAAACAGGATGCTGCAGGGAGGCGCCCGAAGCGCCGCCACGGGGACGAGGACAACCCATCCCCGACCCCGACGGCGTTGTGCTGGCAGACACCGCCATCGTGGGCGAGGACGACCGCTGAGGTGGAGGCGGCGGAGGAGAAGAGGCTGAGGATCAGCCCGAGGCCGGACTCGTCTGCCGCTGCGGCGGCGGAGCGCGCGCCAGGCGAAGGCGGCCGAGATGGAGGCAGCCGCCAGCAACCACCGCCAAGAGCTGGCGTCTTTGGAGCCCAAGCCTCGTGGCACCACACCAACTACTTTCCCATCACCGATGACCCGCTCGAGCCCACCGCCGCCGAGGAGGGCGAGGACGCCGATGACAATGAGGGCAACACGGAGGAGTGGAGGACATTGTCTAGCGCCTCCGACTAA
- the LOC100284561 gene encoding mitochondrion protein isoform 1 (isoform 1 is encoded by transcript variant 1), whose amino-acid sequence MGERAKEWLLAAGAGAAVGALSAAAVIDLLSRSKRRERYARDLLESNGMTTGNTRSSKHLGSLGSSALLSDEVVSEQLTRNIQFFGMDSQKKVTESYVVVIGLGGVGSHAASMLLRSGVGRLLLVDFDQVSLSSLNRHAVATRDDVGTSKALCLKKHFSMIYPECQIDAKVQLYDASSEEEILSGQPDFVLDCIDNIDTKVSLLAACVRRGLKVLSAMGAGARADPTRIRVADLRESSNDPLSRSVRYRLKKEHGIEGGIPVVFSLEKPKAKLLPFQASKEEETPSDYQIVPGFRVRIIPVLGTIPAIFGQVMASYVVTQLAGLDFQTEPVVNLDLDHYRILHQRLIEHEELMYGTAEQVLVDAEEVMYIVKELWRGRSARDQSQDTGRKMWRSVNELMLVRWDKSKAAGISNLILVKFSEADAHESTTLDRIKEQEPEFYSMVSRVLKRAEMEFAL is encoded by the exons GCAGCAGGCGCCGGCGCCGCCGTCGGCGCGCTCTCTGCCGCCGCTGTCATCGATCTTCTCTCGAG ATCCAAGCGGAGAGAGAGGTACGCGCGGGACCTGCTGGAGTCCAATGGAATGACGACTG GGAACACTCGGTCCAGCAAGCACCTGGGCTCTCTTGGTAGCTCGGCTCTTCTCTCTGATGAAGTGGTCTCTGAACAGCTTACAAG GAATATACAATTTTTTGGCATGGACTCTCAGAAGAAAGTGACTGAATCCTATGTTGTGGTTATTGGTCTTGGAGGGGTTGGCAGTCATGCAGCATCAATGCTCCTGAGATCTGGTGTTGGCAGGTTGCTTCTTGTGGATTTTGATCAG GTATCACTCTCATCACTAAATCGGCATGCTGTGGCAACCAGAGATGACGTTGGAACTTCAAAAGCGTTGTGCCTCAAGAAGCATTTTTCAATGATATACCCAGAGTGCCAAATAGATGCAAAAGTGCAATTGTATGATGCATCGTCTGAGGAGGAAATTCTTTCTGGACAGCCTGACTTTGTTCTTGATTGCATAGATAACATTGATACCAAG GTGTCACTCCTTGCAGCTTGCGTGCGCAGAGGTTTGAAGGTACTTTCTGCAATGGGGGCTGGAGCTCGAGCTGATCCCACCAGAATTCGTGTCGCAGATTTGAGAGAATCAAGCAATGACCCCCTCTCTCGATCG GTGAGGTACAGGCTCAAGAAAGAACATGGAATTGAGGGTGGAATACCAGTAGTCTTTTCATTGGAAAAGCCAAAGGCAAAGCTTCTTCCTTTTCAAGCTTCAAAAGAAGAGGAAACTCCATCAGATTACCAG ATTGTGCCAGGATTCAGGGTTCGCATTATACCAGTATTGGGAACCATCCCTGCAATATTTGGTCAAGTTATGGCCTCCTATGTGGTCACTCAGCTTGCTGGATTAGATTTTCAAACTGAACCAGTTGTTAACCTGGATTTGGATCATTACCGTATACTTCATCAGCGTCTTATTGAGCATGAGGAACTGATGTATGGCACAGCCGAGCAAGTTCTG GTAGATGCTGAAGAGGTAATGTACATTGTCAAAGAATTGTGGCGTGGTCGAAGTGCTAGAGACCAAAGCCAGGACACTGGCCGGAAGATGTGGAGATCTGTGAACGAACTAATGCTTGTTCG GTGGGACAAATCAAAGGCTGCTGGCATCTCAAACTTAATACTTGTCAAGTTCAGTGAG GCTGACGCCCATGAATCCACCACACTCGACCGAATAAAAGAACAAGAACCTGAATTCTACTCTATGGTTTCACGTGTCCTGAAACGAGCTGAGATGGAGTTTGCCTTATGA
- the LOC100284561 gene encoding mitochondrion protein isoform X1: MIYPECQIDAKVQLYDASSEEEILSGQPDFVLDCIDNIDTKVSLLAACVRRGLKVLSAMGAGARADPTRIRVADLRESSNDPLSRSVRYRLKKEHGIEGGIPVVFSLEKPKAKLLPFQASKEEETPSDYQIVPGFRVRIIPVLGTIPAIFGQVMASYVVTQLAGLDFQTEPVVNLDLDHYRILHQRLIEHEELMYGTAEQVLVDAEEVMYIVKELWRGRSARDQSQDTGRKMWRSVNELMLVRWDKSKAAGISNLILVKFSEADAHESTTLDRIKEQEPEFYSMVSRVLKRAEMEFAL; this comes from the exons ATGATATACCCAGAGTGCCAAATAGATGCAAAAGTGCAATTGTATGATGCATCGTCTGAGGAGGAAATTCTTTCTGGACAGCCTGACTTTGTTCTTGATTGCATAGATAACATTGATACCAAG GTGTCACTCCTTGCAGCTTGCGTGCGCAGAGGTTTGAAGGTACTTTCTGCAATGGGGGCTGGAGCTCGAGCTGATCCCACCAGAATTCGTGTCGCAGATTTGAGAGAATCAAGCAATGACCCCCTCTCTCGATCG GTGAGGTACAGGCTCAAGAAAGAACATGGAATTGAGGGTGGAATACCAGTAGTCTTTTCATTGGAAAAGCCAAAGGCAAAGCTTCTTCCTTTTCAAGCTTCAAAAGAAGAGGAAACTCCATCAGATTACCAG ATTGTGCCAGGATTCAGGGTTCGCATTATACCAGTATTGGGAACCATCCCTGCAATATTTGGTCAAGTTATGGCCTCCTATGTGGTCACTCAGCTTGCTGGATTAGATTTTCAAACTGAACCAGTTGTTAACCTGGATTTGGATCATTACCGTATACTTCATCAGCGTCTTATTGAGCATGAGGAACTGATGTATGGCACAGCCGAGCAAGTTCTG GTAGATGCTGAAGAGGTAATGTACATTGTCAAAGAATTGTGGCGTGGTCGAAGTGCTAGAGACCAAAGCCAGGACACTGGCCGGAAGATGTGGAGATCTGTGAACGAACTAATGCTTGTTCG GTGGGACAAATCAAAGGCTGCTGGCATCTCAAACTTAATACTTGTCAAGTTCAGTGAG GCTGACGCCCATGAATCCACCACACTCGACCGAATAAAAGAACAAGAACCTGAATTCTACTCTATGGTTTCACGTGTCCTGAAACGAGCTGAGATGGAGTTTGCCTTATGA